In Curtobacterium sp. L6-1, a genomic segment contains:
- a CDS encoding anti-sigma factor family protein: MSEDRYAEWDAAYVLGSLPPAERLEYERHLETCDACRSAVAELAGLPGLLGRLPADAAVEIAEPDGRPVTGADSTLASVAHRVRRRRRRRRVVVGVTAGAAVVLAVFAGLGVGLRADGPQTGSTEAARSAPASDRIALTGRSGFDVDLAVSTESWGTRFDWGCSYGGRDWSADGSVMYDLVVVRTDGTDERVASWTAAGREARGLSATTDVPRTDIASVEVRLRGETGTLARGDL, encoded by the coding sequence ATGAGCGAGGACCGGTACGCCGAGTGGGACGCCGCGTACGTCCTCGGCTCGTTGCCGCCCGCGGAACGCCTGGAGTACGAGCGACACCTCGAGACCTGCGACGCCTGTCGCTCGGCCGTCGCCGAGCTGGCCGGCCTGCCGGGGCTGCTGGGGCGCCTCCCGGCCGACGCCGCCGTCGAGATCGCGGAACCGGACGGGAGGCCCGTCACCGGCGCCGACAGCACGCTCGCCTCGGTCGCGCACCGCGTCCGGCGTCGGCGGCGTCGCCGCCGCGTGGTCGTCGGCGTCACCGCCGGGGCGGCGGTCGTCCTGGCCGTCTTCGCCGGCCTCGGGGTCGGCCTGCGCGCCGACGGTCCGCAGACCGGGAGCACCGAGGCGGCACGCTCGGCGCCCGCGTCGGACCGGATCGCGCTCACCGGACGGTCCGGCTTCGACGTCGACCTGGCGGTCAGCACCGAGTCGTGGGGGACCCGCTTCGACTGGGGCTGCTCGTACGGCGGCCGGGACTGGTCCGCGGACGGGTCGGTCATGTACGACCTGGTGGTCGTGCGCACCGACGGGACCGACGAGCGGGTCGCGTCGTGGACGGCGGCCGGCCGGGAGGCGCGGGGCCTGTCCGCCACGACGGACGTGCCGCGCACGGACATCGCCAGCGTCGAGGTGCGGCTGCGCGGGGAGACGGGGACGCTCGCACGCGGCGACCTCTGA
- a CDS encoding PP2C family protein-serine/threonine phosphatase, whose amino-acid sequence MDTDDSRSARAALVAALDIVDAPPAERFERIVRIARDLFDVRFSYVNLLDDTLLHTLTPNVPGEAVAGPLEWSFCQLTAQRPGPTVIPDTAADPRTADLPGVASRGIRFYAGVPLTMPGDLAIGSLCLMDVEPREFSPQDEAALIDLGRWTEQALAKGLHHDRLLEVVEALAPQPVHVPGYRLAGISVPYGDVSGDVHDWTVADDAVTFTLADIMGKEQPAALLAAGLRAALRQHGDLDPVDAVAAVEPRTSEDLGRASAFATVFHSRLTPSTGRVDFVDAGHGLVLHLHADGTSVIRRSRDLPLGLHPEGVPFRSGSLVLEPGDTLIVASDGALDLGDGTIDTLTDIGQTLRRAPSTEAFLETVRLRAAEHAEDDVTVAVLARDAD is encoded by the coding sequence ATGGACACCGACGACTCACGGTCAGCACGTGCGGCCCTGGTCGCTGCGCTCGACATCGTCGACGCTCCCCCGGCCGAGCGCTTCGAACGGATCGTCCGCATCGCGCGGGACCTGTTCGACGTGCGGTTCTCGTACGTCAACCTGCTCGACGACACCCTGCTGCACACGTTGACGCCGAACGTCCCCGGCGAGGCGGTGGCCGGTCCGCTCGAGTGGTCGTTCTGCCAACTCACCGCGCAGCGCCCCGGGCCGACGGTCATCCCGGACACCGCGGCCGATCCCCGCACGGCCGACCTGCCCGGTGTCGCGAGCCGCGGCATCCGCTTCTACGCCGGCGTCCCGCTGACCATGCCGGGCGACCTGGCGATCGGCAGCCTGTGCCTGATGGACGTCGAGCCGCGGGAGTTCAGCCCGCAGGACGAGGCCGCGCTCATCGACCTCGGGCGCTGGACGGAGCAGGCCCTCGCGAAGGGGCTGCACCACGACCGGTTGCTCGAGGTCGTCGAGGCCCTCGCCCCGCAGCCGGTCCACGTGCCGGGCTACCGACTCGCCGGCATCAGCGTGCCCTACGGCGACGTCAGCGGTGACGTGCACGACTGGACCGTGGCGGACGACGCCGTGACGTTCACGCTCGCGGACATCATGGGCAAGGAGCAGCCGGCTGCGCTCCTGGCCGCCGGGCTCCGCGCCGCACTCCGCCAGCACGGGGACCTGGATCCGGTCGACGCGGTGGCCGCCGTCGAGCCCCGCACGAGCGAGGACCTCGGCCGCGCCTCCGCCTTCGCCACCGTGTTCCACTCCCGGCTCACGCCGAGCACCGGTCGGGTCGACTTCGTGGACGCCGGGCACGGCCTCGTCCTGCACCTGCACGCCGACGGCACTTCCGTGATCCGGCGGTCGCGCGACCTGCCGCTCGGGCTGCACCCGGAGGGCGTGCCGTTCCGGAGTGGGTCGCTCGTCCTCGAGCCCGGGGACACCCTGATCGTGGCGAGCGACGGCGCGCTCGACCTCGGCGACGGGACGATCGACACGTTGACCGACATCGGACAGACCCTGCGTCGGGCGCCGAGCACCGAGGCGTTCCTCGAGACCGTCCGGCTGCGGGCGGCGGAGCACGCGGAGGACGACGTCACGGTCGCCGTGCTCGCACGCGACGCGGACTGA
- a CDS encoding adenylyl cyclase gives MTPLTPTPLGRARAGRRAIGASVAVGAMALGVLATTQTAVAAPPAPAPSTDLGQNVLVFSPDMAQADIQAKVDAVYEQQVDNEMGTQRYALLFMPGTYGSATDPLDIRVGYYTEVDGLGQDPSGVTINGGVTATGRNGSGSLDTFWRSVSNLTIKVVPTADACHTGNEMWAVSQAAPMRRVHVRDYTSFMPYCESPNYASGGFVADSQLDGGALNGSQQQFYVRNTDLGAGWSNGVWNQVFSGDLNAPAQSFPVQPYTTLETTPVSREKPYLYVDDRGAYRVFVPSAATDSVGTSWANGHTPGRSLPLSDFFVAHPSDSVATINAALAKGKHLLVTPGVYDVAKSITVKRAGTVVLGLGLATLTAQQGAVPMTVGDVRGVDIAGLTFDAGTVTSPTLLKIGSGHHKVDRKPATAGSAADPTALQDVFFRIGGPHVGKARTSLEVNSSHTILDDIWAWRADHGVAGSVGWTVNTADTGVVVNGDDVTATGLFVEHYQKYNVVWNGERGRTVFFQNELPYDAPDQASWRHQETDGWAAYKVSDKVRTHEAWGLGSYIFTNVDPSLHATQAFEVPDRPGVVMHDLTTVALNADAGTIDHVINGRGSAATGAVSGQPQTVTRYADEVVQ, from the coding sequence GTGACCCCCCTCACCCCCACGCCCCTCGGACGGGCCCGAGCCGGCAGGCGTGCCATCGGCGCCTCGGTCGCCGTCGGTGCGATGGCGCTCGGCGTCCTCGCCACGACGCAGACCGCCGTCGCGGCACCGCCCGCCCCGGCACCGAGCACCGACCTCGGCCAGAACGTCCTGGTCTTCTCGCCGGACATGGCGCAGGCCGACATCCAGGCGAAGGTCGACGCGGTCTACGAGCAGCAGGTCGACAACGAGATGGGCACGCAGCGGTACGCACTGCTGTTCATGCCCGGCACCTACGGCTCGGCGACGGACCCGCTCGACATCCGCGTCGGCTACTACACCGAGGTCGACGGCCTCGGGCAGGACCCGAGCGGGGTGACGATCAACGGCGGGGTGACCGCGACGGGCCGCAACGGCAGCGGGTCCCTCGACACCTTCTGGCGGTCGGTGTCGAACCTGACCATCAAGGTCGTCCCGACCGCGGATGCCTGCCACACCGGCAACGAGATGTGGGCGGTCTCGCAGGCTGCCCCGATGCGGCGCGTGCACGTGCGGGACTACACGTCGTTCATGCCCTACTGCGAGAGCCCGAACTACGCCAGCGGTGGCTTCGTCGCGGACTCGCAGCTCGACGGCGGGGCGCTGAACGGATCGCAGCAGCAGTTCTACGTCCGCAACACCGACCTCGGCGCCGGCTGGTCGAACGGCGTCTGGAACCAGGTGTTCTCCGGCGACCTGAACGCCCCCGCGCAGTCCTTCCCGGTCCAGCCGTACACGACGCTCGAGACGACCCCGGTGTCCCGCGAGAAGCCGTACCTGTACGTCGACGACCGCGGCGCCTACCGGGTCTTCGTCCCGAGCGCCGCGACGGACTCGGTCGGTACCAGCTGGGCGAACGGCCACACACCCGGCCGGTCGCTCCCCCTCAGCGACTTCTTCGTCGCGCACCCGTCCGACTCGGTCGCGACGATCAACGCCGCCCTGGCGAAGGGCAAGCACCTGCTCGTCACGCCGGGCGTGTACGACGTCGCGAAGAGCATCACCGTCAAGCGTGCCGGCACCGTCGTGCTCGGCCTGGGCCTGGCGACGCTCACCGCGCAGCAGGGCGCCGTGCCGATGACCGTCGGCGACGTCCGGGGCGTCGACATCGCCGGCCTGACCTTCGACGCCGGCACCGTCACCTCACCGACGCTGCTCAAGATCGGCAGCGGGCACCACAAGGTCGACCGGAAACCGGCCACCGCCGGCAGCGCCGCCGACCCGACCGCCCTGCAGGACGTGTTCTTCCGGATCGGCGGTCCGCACGTGGGCAAGGCCAGGACGAGCCTTGAGGTCAACAGCAGCCACACGATCCTCGACGACATCTGGGCCTGGCGCGCCGACCACGGGGTCGCCGGCTCCGTCGGCTGGACCGTGAACACGGCGGACACCGGCGTGGTCGTGAACGGCGACGACGTCACCGCCACCGGCCTGTTCGTCGAGCACTACCAGAAGTACAACGTGGTCTGGAACGGCGAGCGCGGACGGACCGTCTTCTTCCAGAACGAGCTGCCCTACGACGCTCCGGACCAGGCCTCGTGGCGACACCAGGAGACCGACGGCTGGGCGGCGTACAAGGTGTCCGACAAGGTGAGGACGCACGAAGCGTGGGGCCTCGGCAGCTACATCTTCACGAACGTGGACCCGTCGCTGCACGCGACGCAGGCGTTCGAGGTACCGGACCGACCCGGCGTGGTGATGCACGACCTCACCACCGTCGCGCTCAACGCCGACGCGGGGACGATCGACCACGTCATCAACGGACGGGGCTCCGCGGCGACCGGTGCGGTGTCCGGGCAGCCGCAGACCGTGACGCGGTACGCGGACGAGGTGGTGCAGTAG
- a CDS encoding DUF808 domain-containing protein, producing the protein MSVGLLAVVDDILSAALKASAKTAGVVIDDAAVTPQYVQGLAPARELPVVGRIALGSLFNKFVIIIPLALLLSAFAPWVLPWLLVVGGTYLCFEGAEKVTEWFGVHHEAGAEETATEPKLVFGAIRTDLILSTEIMLIGLASLDPDLGFWPTLGALAVIGLGMTLLVYGAVALLVKVDDIGLQMMKNPSRGTRRAGARIVRAMPAVFRFISIVGTVAMLWVGGHLVIANTAETFWAGPYELLHHVEHAVEGAGPVVTWIVDTAISAVAGLVLGMVVVGIVLGIGRLRGRAH; encoded by the coding sequence ATGTCAGTCGGACTGCTCGCCGTCGTGGACGACATCCTCAGTGCGGCCCTCAAGGCCAGTGCGAAGACCGCGGGCGTCGTGATCGACGACGCCGCCGTCACCCCGCAGTACGTGCAGGGCCTCGCGCCGGCCCGGGAGCTGCCGGTCGTCGGCCGGATCGCCCTCGGCAGCCTGTTCAACAAGTTCGTCATCATCATCCCGCTGGCGCTCCTGCTGTCGGCGTTCGCGCCCTGGGTGCTGCCGTGGCTGCTCGTGGTCGGCGGCACGTACCTCTGCTTCGAGGGCGCCGAGAAGGTCACCGAGTGGTTCGGCGTCCACCACGAGGCCGGGGCCGAGGAGACCGCGACCGAACCGAAGCTCGTCTTCGGCGCGATCCGCACCGACCTCATCCTGAGCACCGAGATCATGCTCATCGGCCTGGCGAGCCTGGACCCCGACCTGGGCTTCTGGCCGACGCTCGGCGCGCTCGCGGTCATCGGCCTCGGCATGACCCTGCTCGTCTACGGAGCGGTCGCGCTGCTGGTGAAGGTCGACGACATCGGCCTGCAGATGATGAAGAACCCGTCGCGGGGCACCCGTCGCGCCGGCGCCCGGATCGTGCGGGCGATGCCGGCCGTCTTCCGGTTCATCAGCATCGTCGGCACCGTCGCCATGCTGTGGGTCGGTGGCCACCTGGTCATCGCGAACACGGCGGAGACGTTCTGGGCGGGGCCGTACGAGCTGCTGCACCACGTCGAGCACGCGGTCGAGGGTGCCGGGCCGGTCGTGACGTGGATCGTGGACACGGCGATCTCGGCGGTCGCGGGGCTCGTGCTCGGGATGGTCGTCGTGGGGATCGTGCTCGGCATCGGGCGGCTGCGGGGGCGCGCGCACTGA
- a CDS encoding proline dehydrogenase family protein, translated as MPRARLQDCTDDALALVRRWLDASRGAKPDPGAARLAEVLRDERGLDFARGFVDKVIRPDDPRVAARNLEKASRDVPDFLAWYLRGAVTVGGGFATMAPWAVIPSARRVLRRLAGHLVVDAPPARLGSALAKVGGRGTRLDVAPLGPAVLGPDESARRLRWITDLLGRTDVPAVSFAVSEVLPPTSPWAFDTAVAHAVDQLVPVFRAAVAGDATITLQTGDPRDLDRTVAVFRTLLDLDEFAHLTAGITLPASLPESVGVLTSVTEWARARRFRGGAPIRVRLVKGSSRATELADALVHDRPLATYATRQQTDAALLRLLDAALTPEHTDAVRVALAGHDLHAIALARVLADRRGVSDALEVEMLLGMTGTALDAVRADVGTVTLGTPVVQPDEFDAAIPYLARRLRESATSTAFTIGTDDTVQDRERDRVLAAVDAVDGPTPATLRTQDRRVPLGAPEILAVHPAAADTDPTVAANREWAADLLRRVPGSRLGTSTIRGARVTDRQRLERTVARTAQAGVNWGRQDPQDRAELLDLVAHALEARRAELVEVVVAETAMTLHEADRQVSSAVDAAHHAADRARHLADVEGADFVPPRLTVVVAPWNAPVATPAEGVLSALAAGSGVVLKPSPLAKRSGAVLADVLWDAGVPHSLLQLVDLDVSELGRHLVAHPAVDRVLLTGSPDTARSFRWWRAGLPLVADTGAVNAAVVTPAADLDQAVRDVVASAFSQAGQATQAVSLVVLVGSVGEDDRFLRQLADATRALRVAWPTDPSAQVGPLVVEPTGVARAALTELGPGESWLVEPRVLDESGRLWSPGVRVGVRPGSAFAQTAAAVPVLGVVRVETLDQAVAVQNGSEHGLVEALHTLDVDEVAAWTDRVAAGTLVVNRPTTDTVVGRQPTGGWGPSAVGATAKSGGPESVAVLGHWAPVPRSVHKSIQLHGLPPRVTALIEAARSGLSFEEFDQVRAGAESDARARETQFGRSRDTADLRVERNVLRYRSQSVVVRQSEGVSTGDLVRVLAAATAARAHVLLSTARALPGPLTQLLASSRSPLDVVDHLVETDEEFLARAASGALLREDWSSAPDDPRDAIDIVLSQGYEPRAHTAFSGPGSRIRLLGGDPLALEEALGASIDTAIHDAPVVEAGVVEMRHFLREQTVIVTAHRHGDVDPEFARLRV; from the coding sequence ATGCCGCGCGCCCGCCTCCAGGACTGCACCGACGACGCGCTCGCCCTCGTCCGGCGGTGGCTGGACGCCTCCCGCGGCGCGAAGCCCGACCCCGGTGCCGCCCGGCTGGCCGAGGTCTTGCGCGACGAGCGCGGCCTCGACTTCGCGCGCGGGTTCGTCGACAAGGTGATCCGCCCGGACGACCCGCGCGTCGCCGCCCGCAACCTCGAGAAGGCGAGCCGCGACGTCCCCGACTTCCTCGCCTGGTACCTCCGCGGCGCCGTGACGGTCGGCGGCGGGTTCGCCACGATGGCACCGTGGGCGGTCATCCCGTCCGCACGCCGGGTGCTGCGTCGACTCGCCGGACACCTGGTCGTCGACGCCCCGCCCGCGCGGCTCGGGTCGGCCCTGGCGAAGGTGGGGGGCAGGGGGACCCGGCTCGACGTCGCACCCCTCGGCCCCGCGGTGCTCGGCCCGGACGAGAGCGCACGACGGCTGCGGTGGATCACCGACCTGCTCGGCCGAACCGACGTCCCGGCGGTCTCGTTCGCCGTGTCCGAGGTCCTGCCGCCGACGTCCCCGTGGGCGTTCGACACCGCCGTCGCGCACGCGGTCGACCAGCTCGTCCCGGTGTTCCGCGCCGCCGTGGCCGGGGACGCCACGATCACCCTGCAGACCGGGGACCCGCGCGACCTCGACCGGACCGTCGCCGTGTTCCGCACCCTGCTCGACCTCGACGAGTTCGCCCACCTCACCGCGGGCATCACCCTGCCCGCGTCCCTGCCGGAGAGCGTGGGCGTGCTCACGTCGGTGACCGAGTGGGCCCGCGCCCGCCGCTTCCGCGGTGGTGCCCCGATCCGGGTGCGGCTCGTGAAGGGCTCGTCTCGCGCCACCGAGCTCGCCGACGCCCTGGTGCACGACCGGCCCCTCGCGACGTACGCCACCCGGCAGCAGACCGACGCCGCGCTCCTCCGTCTCCTCGACGCGGCGCTGACCCCCGAGCACACCGACGCCGTCCGGGTCGCGCTCGCCGGGCACGACCTCCACGCGATCGCCCTCGCCCGGGTGCTCGCCGACCGACGCGGGGTGTCGGACGCGCTCGAGGTCGAGATGCTCCTCGGCATGACGGGCACCGCCCTCGACGCCGTCCGCGCCGACGTCGGCACGGTCACGCTCGGCACCCCGGTCGTGCAGCCCGACGAGTTCGACGCCGCCATCCCGTACCTCGCCCGGCGCCTGCGCGAGAGCGCGACCTCGACCGCCTTCACGATCGGCACGGACGACACCGTGCAGGACCGGGAGCGCGACCGCGTGCTGGCCGCCGTCGACGCGGTGGACGGGCCGACGCCGGCGACGCTCCGCACGCAGGACCGCCGCGTGCCGCTCGGCGCCCCGGAGATCCTCGCCGTGCACCCGGCCGCCGCCGACACCGACCCGACCGTCGCCGCGAACCGCGAGTGGGCGGCCGACCTGCTCCGCCGCGTCCCCGGGTCACGCCTGGGCACCTCGACGATCCGCGGCGCCCGCGTCACCGACCGGCAGCGCCTCGAACGCACGGTCGCCCGCACGGCCCAGGCGGGCGTCAACTGGGGGCGGCAGGACCCGCAGGACCGCGCCGAACTGCTCGACCTCGTCGCGCACGCCCTCGAGGCGCGCCGTGCCGAACTGGTCGAGGTCGTGGTCGCCGAGACCGCGATGACCCTGCACGAGGCCGACCGGCAGGTCAGCAGCGCGGTCGACGCCGCACACCACGCCGCCGACCGCGCCCGGCACCTCGCCGACGTCGAGGGCGCCGACTTCGTCCCACCGCGCCTGACCGTCGTCGTCGCCCCCTGGAACGCGCCCGTCGCGACCCCCGCCGAGGGCGTGCTCTCCGCGCTCGCCGCCGGCAGCGGGGTGGTGCTCAAGCCGTCCCCGCTCGCGAAGCGGTCCGGCGCCGTGCTCGCCGACGTGCTCTGGGACGCCGGGGTCCCGCACTCCCTCCTGCAGCTCGTCGACCTCGACGTCAGCGAACTCGGTCGCCACCTCGTCGCCCACCCCGCGGTGGACCGGGTCCTGCTCACCGGGTCGCCCGACACGGCCCGCTCCTTCCGGTGGTGGCGCGCGGGCCTGCCCCTCGTCGCCGACACCGGTGCCGTGAACGCCGCCGTCGTCACCCCCGCCGCCGACCTCGACCAGGCGGTCCGGGACGTCGTCGCCTCGGCCTTCAGCCAGGCCGGGCAGGCGACCCAGGCGGTCTCGCTCGTCGTGCTCGTCGGGTCCGTCGGCGAGGACGACCGGTTCCTCCGCCAGCTCGCCGACGCCACCCGTGCACTGCGGGTTGCGTGGCCGACCGACCCGTCCGCGCAGGTCGGGCCGTTGGTCGTCGAACCGACCGGGGTCGCCCGGGCCGCGCTGACCGAACTCGGTCCGGGGGAGTCGTGGCTCGTCGAACCGCGGGTCCTCGACGAGTCCGGACGGCTCTGGTCCCCGGGCGTCCGCGTCGGTGTCCGTCCCGGCAGCGCGTTCGCACAGACCGCGGCCGCCGTCCCGGTGCTCGGCGTCGTGCGGGTCGAGACCCTCGACCAGGCCGTCGCGGTCCAGAACGGCAGCGAGCACGGGCTGGTCGAGGCGCTCCACACGCTCGACGTCGACGAGGTCGCGGCCTGGACCGACCGGGTCGCCGCGGGCACCCTCGTGGTGAACCGCCCGACCACCGACACGGTCGTCGGCCGGCAGCCGACCGGCGGGTGGGGGCCGTCCGCCGTCGGCGCGACCGCGAAGAGCGGCGGGCCCGAGTCCGTCGCCGTGCTCGGGCACTGGGCACCCGTCCCCCGGTCCGTCCACAAGAGCATCCAGCTGCACGGCCTGCCCCCGCGGGTCACGGCCCTGATCGAGGCGGCCCGCAGCGGGCTGTCCTTCGAGGAGTTCGACCAGGTCCGCGCCGGCGCCGAGAGCGACGCCCGCGCCCGCGAGACGCAGTTCGGCCGGTCCCGCGACACCGCCGACCTGCGGGTCGAACGGAACGTCCTGCGCTACCGCTCGCAGTCCGTCGTCGTCCGGCAGTCCGAGGGCGTCAGCACCGGCGACCTCGTGCGCGTCCTCGCCGCCGCGACCGCCGCCCGCGCCCACGTCCTGCTCAGCACCGCCCGCGCGCTGCCGGGTCCGCTCACCCAGCTGCTCGCGAGCAGCCGGTCACCGCTCGACGTCGTCGACCACCTGGTCGAGACGGACGAGGAGTTCCTGGCCCGGGCAGCGTCCGGTGCACTCCTCCGCGAGGACTGGTCGAGCGCCCCCGACGACCCGCGGGACGCCATCGACATCGTGCTGTCGCAGGGGTACGAGCCACGGGCCCACACGGCCTTCAGCGGCCCGGGGTCGCGCATCCGGTTGCTCGGCGGTGATCCGCTCGCACTCGAGGAAGCGCTCGGTGCGAGCATCGACACCGCGATCCACGACGCCCCCGTCGTCGAGGCCGGGGTGGTCGAGATGCGGCACTTCCTCCGGGAGCAGACGGTGATCGTCACCGCCCACCGGCACGGCGACGTCGACCCCGAGTTCGCCCGGCTCCGCGTCTGA
- a CDS encoding sigma-70 family RNA polymerase sigma factor: MPAAPGPDEVRSASTLRTSDELLGALYRDHGDALLRYVRHLTRDAGHDEDVVQETMVRAWQRPAVLEREPDAARAWLFTVARNLVVDDARSARNRREHGTDEPVDRVEADRTDAVLDRIVVADALASLSAEHRRVVVDAYWLGHTVPEIARRHDIPEGTAKSRLHYGLRDLRLALQERGVTR; encoded by the coding sequence ATGCCGGCCGCACCGGGACCGGACGAGGTGCGGAGCGCGTCGACGCTGCGCACCTCCGACGAACTGCTGGGCGCGCTGTACCGCGACCACGGGGACGCGTTGCTCCGGTACGTGCGGCACCTCACCCGCGACGCCGGCCACGACGAGGACGTCGTCCAGGAGACGATGGTGCGCGCCTGGCAGCGGCCCGCGGTCCTGGAACGCGAGCCGGACGCCGCCCGCGCCTGGTTGTTCACGGTCGCCCGCAACCTGGTGGTCGACGACGCCCGGTCGGCACGCAACCGCCGTGAGCACGGCACCGACGAACCCGTCGACCGGGTCGAGGCGGACCGGACCGACGCCGTCCTCGACCGCATCGTCGTCGCGGACGCGTTGGCGTCCCTGTCGGCGGAACACCGCCGGGTGGTCGTCGACGCATACTGGCTCGGGCACACCGTGCCGGAGATCGCCCGGCGACACGACATCCCCGAGGGCACCGCGAAGTCGCGGCTGCACTACGGGCTGCGAGACCTGCGGCTCGCCCTGCAGGAGAGAGGCGTCACCCGATGA
- a CDS encoding YceI family protein: protein MGLRTRTKVIAGIAAGIVVVAGVGVVVGPRLYADAVNGSAAAAPSLSPSAAGTLDAASADGTWRSGSGSYAGYRVHEVLQGQDVTVVGRTKQVEGTATVDDGRLSDATVTVQVGSISTPESARDAYFRDTALQTDRYPTATFRVTKPVDVSDALDGSTQDVTLTGDLTMHGVTKPVQADAQVAVGEGGTVQVAGSVPVTFRDYGVEAPSLGFVTVDGKGSVEFSLALQQ from the coding sequence ATGGGACTCCGAACTCGCACCAAGGTCATCGCCGGCATCGCGGCGGGCATCGTCGTCGTGGCAGGGGTCGGCGTCGTCGTCGGCCCACGGCTCTACGCGGACGCCGTGAACGGCTCCGCCGCAGCCGCACCCTCGCTCTCCCCGAGCGCCGCCGGCACGCTCGACGCCGCCTCCGCCGACGGCACGTGGCGGTCCGGCAGCGGGTCGTACGCGGGCTACCGCGTGCACGAGGTCCTGCAGGGGCAGGATGTCACCGTGGTCGGGCGCACGAAGCAGGTCGAGGGGACGGCGACCGTCGACGACGGCCGCCTCTCCGACGCGACCGTCACCGTCCAGGTGGGCTCGATCAGCACCCCCGAGTCGGCGCGCGACGCCTACTTCCGTGACACCGCCCTCCAGACCGACCGCTACCCGACGGCGACGTTCCGGGTGACGAAGCCGGTGGACGTGTCGGACGCGCTCGACGGGTCGACGCAGGACGTCACCCTGACCGGCGACCTGACGATGCACGGCGTGACGAAGCCGGTGCAGGCGGACGCGCAGGTCGCGGTCGGCGAGGGCGGCACCGTGCAGGTCGCCGGATCGGTCCCGGTCACGTTCCGGGACTACGGCGTGGAGGCCCCCTCGCTCGGCTTCGTGACGGTGGACGGGAAGGGCTCGGTCGAGTTCTCCCTCGCCCTGCAGCAGTGA
- a CDS encoding MarR family winged helix-turn-helix transcriptional regulator: MVEHGADGHDWATWDAFHDVWRGLDRALDLAVQRGAGISIPEFEILIGLHRDPDHRLRVRDMAAGIGWEKSRVSHQVTRMVARGLVARADCPTDGRGSWIVMTPDGRRAALAGIRAHTAALDELFWRPVGADADTLRSVSHRLLDALGPVDTETDTAGTHT; encoded by the coding sequence ATGGTGGAGCACGGCGCTGACGGCCACGACTGGGCCACGTGGGACGCGTTCCACGACGTCTGGCGCGGCCTCGACCGTGCGCTCGACCTCGCCGTGCAGCGCGGCGCCGGGATCTCGATCCCCGAGTTCGAGATCCTCATCGGCCTGCACCGGGACCCGGACCACCGCCTGCGGGTCCGCGACATGGCCGCCGGCATCGGCTGGGAGAAGTCGCGCGTCAGCCACCAGGTCACCCGCATGGTCGCCCGCGGGCTCGTCGCCCGGGCCGACTGCCCGACCGACGGGCGCGGCAGCTGGATCGTGATGACGCCCGACGGCCGTCGTGCGGCGCTCGCCGGCATCCGCGCGCACACCGCGGCGCTCGACGAGCTGTTCTGGAGGCCCGTGGGCGCGGACGCGGACACCCTGCGGTCCGTCTCCCACCGCCTCCTGGACGCGCTCGGGCCCGTCGACACCGAGACGGACACCGCCGGAACGCACACCTGA
- a CDS encoding serine hydrolase domain-containing protein, with protein MTPAQTVRDAVVTEVDRSGFRAHGLHVLVGDDVAEHRWTPDVREDVHSIAKGVCVLAVGIAVADGVVDVDEPLSTVLPGARFGAGTDAVTVRQLLTMTSGVDLPWSPTSLTDWPDLALEFLGRPSRGRVFQYADASTYTAMRVLATRVGDVGRFVQDRLFTPLGIEDVVWERCPHGYVAAGGGLSLRTAEVARLGRFVRDRGSVDGRQLLAPEWVDAMHSDWGVAGTNPGYERYALAGWDGPGRLWRLHGAYGQLLLLDAAADAVVAITADDHAGADATAASVARVLGELGG; from the coding sequence ATGACACCCGCGCAGACCGTCCGCGACGCCGTCGTGACCGAGGTCGACCGGAGCGGCTTCCGCGCGCACGGGCTGCACGTCCTGGTGGGCGACGACGTCGCGGAGCACCGCTGGACCCCCGACGTCCGCGAGGACGTGCACTCGATCGCGAAGGGCGTCTGCGTCCTCGCGGTCGGGATCGCCGTCGCCGACGGTGTGGTCGACGTGGACGAGCCCCTGTCCACGGTCCTGCCGGGGGCGCGGTTCGGCGCGGGCACGGACGCGGTGACAGTCCGGCAGCTGCTCACCATGACGAGCGGCGTCGACCTGCCCTGGTCGCCGACGTCGCTCACCGACTGGCCCGACCTGGCGCTGGAGTTCCTCGGACGGCCGAGTCGAGGACGGGTGTTCCAGTACGCGGACGCGAGCACCTACACGGCGATGCGGGTCCTGGCGACGCGGGTCGGTGACGTCGGCCGCTTCGTGCAGGACCGACTGTTCACCCCGCTCGGCATCGAGGACGTCGTGTGGGAGCGCTGCCCGCACGGGTACGTCGCGGCCGGGGGCGGGCTGTCCCTGCGGACGGCCGAGGTCGCACGGCTCGGACGGTTCGTCCGCGACCGGGGCTCGGTCGACGGTCGGCAGCTCCTGGCCCCGGAGTGGGTGGACGCCATGCACTCGGACTGGGGCGTGGCGGGGACGAACCCCGGCTATGAGCGGTACGCGCTCGCCGGGTGGGACGGTCCGGGGCGGCTGTGGCGGTTGCACGGGGCGTACGGGCAGCTGCTGCTCCTCGATGCGGCGGCGGACGCCGTCGTGGCGATCACGGCGGACGACCACGCGGGGGCGGACGCGACGGCGGCGTCCGTGGCGCGGGTGCTCGGGGAGCTCGGCGGCTGA